In Streptomyces sp. NBC_00306, a single genomic region encodes these proteins:
- a CDS encoding MOSC domain-containing protein, translated as MKVLTVNVGRAKTVDYTDTPDGTTGIDKQPAEGAVMVTDPGPKGRGGSGLAGDTICDLRHHGGTHQAVYAFAREDLDFWERELGHPIPNGAFGENLTTIGLDVNNAKIGERWRIGDSLVLEVTSGRIPCRTFGSWLGEKGWVRRFTRNAAPGAYLRVVEPGEIRAGDAVEIVHTPGHTVTVGLSFRAGTTERALLPEILAAGDALHPELLATARTYVEKYGA; from the coding sequence ATGAAGGTTCTGACGGTCAATGTGGGCCGCGCCAAGACGGTGGACTACACCGACACCCCGGACGGGACGACGGGGATCGACAAGCAGCCCGCCGAGGGCGCCGTCATGGTCACGGACCCCGGGCCGAAGGGCCGCGGTGGCAGCGGCCTCGCCGGGGACACGATCTGCGACCTGCGCCATCACGGCGGGACGCATCAGGCGGTGTACGCCTTCGCCCGGGAGGATCTGGACTTCTGGGAGCGGGAGTTGGGCCATCCCATCCCGAACGGCGCCTTCGGCGAGAACCTCACCACGATCGGCCTCGACGTCAACAACGCGAAGATCGGCGAGCGTTGGCGGATCGGCGACTCCCTCGTGCTGGAGGTGACGAGCGGCCGCATCCCGTGCCGTACGTTCGGCTCCTGGCTCGGCGAGAAGGGCTGGGTCAGGCGCTTCACGCGCAACGCAGCACCGGGCGCGTATCTGAGGGTCGTCGAGCCGGGTGAGATCCGGGCGGGCGACGCGGTCGAGATCGTGCACACCCCTGGGCACACGGTGACGGTGGGACTGTCGTTCCGCGCCGGGACCACCGAGCGGGCACTGCTGCCGGAGATACTCGCCGCGGGCGACGCGCTCCACCCCGAACTGCTCGCGACAGCGCGTACGTATGTGGAGAAGTACGGCGCGTAG
- a CDS encoding LysR family transcriptional regulator yields MIEARHLRVLRAVAATGSFSAAARSLGCTQPAVSQQMKALEASAGTPLLIRTGREMRLTQAGEALVRHASGILAGLTAAEEEIAAIAGLRAGRVRLVSFPSGSSTLVPTALAALRAAHPGTRVSLVEAEPPRSVEMLRGGDCDVALAFRYDGGEAEWDDLVVRPLLTDRLVGLVPEGHRLAASATVTVADLAEEPWIAGCPRCRRQLVEVCEKAGFTPRIDFATDDYPAVIGLVGAGLGVAVLPELALESVRPKGARTVTVVPAVEREIVALTLPDLAQVPAVSATLDRLALAAAR; encoded by the coding sequence GTGATCGAAGCCCGCCATCTCCGAGTGCTCCGCGCGGTCGCCGCCACCGGGTCCTTCTCGGCCGCGGCCCGCTCACTCGGCTGCACCCAGCCGGCCGTCAGCCAGCAGATGAAGGCGCTCGAGGCGTCGGCGGGCACCCCGCTCCTGATCCGCACAGGCCGGGAGATGCGATTGACGCAGGCCGGTGAGGCGCTGGTGCGCCACGCGTCCGGCATCCTCGCGGGTCTCACCGCCGCCGAGGAGGAGATCGCCGCCATCGCCGGGCTGCGTGCGGGCCGGGTGCGGCTGGTCTCCTTCCCCAGCGGCAGCTCCACGCTGGTCCCCACCGCGCTGGCCGCCCTGCGGGCGGCCCATCCCGGCACCCGGGTCTCCCTCGTCGAGGCGGAGCCGCCGCGGTCGGTGGAGATGCTGCGCGGGGGCGACTGCGATGTGGCGCTGGCGTTCCGTTACGACGGCGGGGAGGCGGAGTGGGACGACCTGGTCGTCCGGCCCCTGCTCACGGACCGGCTCGTCGGCCTGGTCCCGGAGGGCCACCGGCTGGCCGCGTCCGCCACGGTCACCGTCGCCGACCTCGCCGAGGAGCCCTGGATCGCGGGCTGCCCGCGCTGCCGCCGCCAACTGGTCGAGGTGTGCGAGAAGGCCGGCTTCACCCCGCGGATCGACTTCGCCACCGACGACTATCCGGCGGTGATCGGCTTGGTCGGAGCGGGTCTGGGTGTCGCGGTGCTGCCGGAGCTGGCGCTGGAGTCGGTACGCCCCAAGGGTGCGCGGACGGTCACGGTCGTCCCCGCCGTCGAGCGCGAGATCGTCGCGCTCACCCTCCCGGACCTCGCCCAGGTCCCCGCGGTCTCGGCGACGCTCGACCGACTGGCCCTCGCCGCGGCCCGCTGA
- a CDS encoding WhiB family transcriptional regulator yields the protein MADFSRLPGPNADLWDWQLLAACRGVDSSLFFHPEGERGAARSARENSAKEVCMRCPVRAECAAHALAVREPYGVWGGLTEDEREELMGRARHRLIPATSVTGMGRG from the coding sequence ATGGCAGATTTCTCCCGCCTTCCCGGACCCAACGCCGATCTGTGGGACTGGCAGCTCCTCGCGGCCTGCCGTGGGGTGGACAGCTCGCTCTTCTTCCATCCCGAGGGCGAGCGGGGCGCGGCACGCAGTGCACGAGAGAACTCGGCGAAAGAGGTCTGCATGAGGTGCCCGGTCCGCGCGGAGTGCGCGGCACACGCGCTGGCGGTGCGGGAGCCGTACGGCGTGTGGGGCGGACTCACCGAGGACGAACGCGAGGAGCTCATGGGTCGGGCCAGGCACCGGCTGATCCCCGCGACGAGCGTGACCGGCATGGGGCGAGGTTGA
- a CDS encoding response regulator transcription factor, whose product MTSVLVCDDSPLAREALRRAVATVPGVERVTTAANGEEVLRRWGADRSDLILMDVRMPGLGGVETVRRLLSADPGARIIMLTVAEDLDGVALAVAAGARGYLHKDASRAELRATVTQALADPTWRLAPRRLRSAEMGAAPTLTAREIQVLEGMSHGRSNAEIGRELFLSEDTVKTHARRLFKKLGASDRAHAVALGFRWGLVR is encoded by the coding sequence ATGACATCCGTCCTCGTCTGCGACGACTCCCCGCTTGCCCGAGAGGCGCTTCGCCGCGCGGTCGCGACCGTGCCCGGCGTCGAGCGCGTGACGACCGCGGCCAACGGCGAGGAAGTCCTCCGCCGCTGGGGGGCCGACCGCTCGGACCTGATTCTGATGGACGTACGCATGCCCGGTCTGGGTGGCGTCGAGACGGTCCGCCGGCTGCTGTCCGCGGACCCCGGCGCCCGGATCATCATGCTCACCGTCGCCGAGGATCTGGACGGGGTCGCGCTCGCGGTCGCCGCGGGAGCCCGCGGATATCTGCACAAGGACGCCTCGCGCGCCGAACTGCGGGCCACGGTCACCCAGGCGCTCGCCGACCCGACCTGGCGGCTCGCCCCGCGCCGGCTGCGTTCGGCCGAGATGGGTGCCGCGCCCACACTCACCGCACGCGAGATCCAGGTGCTCGAAGGCATGAGCCACGGCCGGTCGAACGCCGAGATCGGACGGGAGCTCTTCCTCTCCGAGGACACGGTGAAGACGCACGCCAGACGGCTCTTCAAGAAGCTGGGCGCCTCGGACCGTGCGCACGCCGTTGCGCTCGGATTCCGCTGGGGCCTGGTCCGCTAG
- a CDS encoding sigma-70 family RNA polymerase sigma factor: MRDDEAVTAQGAIGSLVHRAVDGDEQATHDLLAHVHPLALRYCRTRLSRLPGDARHFVEDLAQEVCVAVLMALPRYKDTGRPFEAFVFAIATHKVADLQRAAMRHPGSTAVPSDEMPERPDDSLGPEERALLSDDAEWAKKLLANLPDNQRELLVLRVAVGLTAEETGQMLGMSPGAVRVAQHRALSRLRALAEQ; this comes from the coding sequence ATGCGTGACGACGAGGCGGTGACCGCTCAGGGGGCCATCGGTTCCCTGGTTCACCGTGCCGTCGACGGAGACGAGCAGGCCACGCACGATCTCCTCGCGCACGTTCACCCCCTCGCGCTGCGTTACTGCCGCACCCGGCTCAGCCGGCTGCCGGGAGACGCGCGTCACTTCGTCGAAGACCTCGCGCAGGAGGTCTGTGTCGCGGTGCTGATGGCACTGCCGCGCTACAAGGACACCGGGCGCCCCTTCGAGGCCTTCGTCTTCGCCATCGCCACCCACAAGGTCGCCGATCTGCAGCGGGCGGCCATGCGCCACCCGGGATCGACGGCCGTACCGTCCGACGAGATGCCCGAGCGCCCCGACGACTCCCTCGGCCCCGAGGAGCGTGCGCTGCTCAGCGACGACGCCGAATGGGCCAAGAAGCTCCTCGCCAACCTCCCGGACAACCAGCGCGAGCTGCTGGTGCTGCGGGTCGCGGTCGGTCTGACCGCGGAGGAGACGGGACAGATGCTGGGCATGTCACCCGGCGCGGTGCGGGTCGCCCAGCACCGGGCTCTGAGCAGGCTGCGTGCACTGGCCGAGCAGTGA
- the guaB gene encoding IMP dehydrogenase: MTNVDGVPEKFATLGLTYDDVLLLPGSSDMAPDQIDTSSYISKNVRVNIPLLSAAMDKVTEARMAIAMARQGGAGVLHRNLSIADQANQVDLVKRSESGMVTDPITVNPDATLGEADQLCAKFRISGVPVTDRGGKLLGIVTNRDMAFESDRSRQVREVMTPMPLVTGKVGISGVDAMELLRRHKIEKLPLVDDAGVLKGLITVKDFVKAEKYPMAAKDKDGRLLVGAAVGVAGDAYERAQALIEAGVDFIVVDTAHGHSRLVGDMVAKIKSNAAGVDVIGGNIATRDGAQALIDAGVDGIKVGVGPGSICTTRVVAGIGVPQVTAIYEASLAAKEAGVPVIGDGGLQYSGDIAKALVAGADTVMLGSLLAGCEESPGELLFINGKQFKSYRGMGSLGAMQSRGEQRSFSKDRYFQEGVASDEKLVPEGIEGQVPYRGPLSAVVHQLTGGLRQSMFYVGGRTVPELQANGRFVRITSAGLKESHPHDIQMTVEAPNYSRK, translated from the coding sequence ATGACCAACGTCGACGGAGTGCCCGAGAAATTCGCGACACTCGGGCTGACCTACGACGATGTGCTGCTGCTGCCGGGCTCGTCGGACATGGCGCCCGACCAGATCGACACCTCCTCGTACATCTCGAAGAACGTACGGGTGAACATCCCGCTGCTGTCCGCGGCGATGGACAAGGTCACCGAGGCGCGCATGGCCATCGCGATGGCCCGCCAGGGCGGCGCCGGCGTGCTGCACCGCAATCTCTCCATCGCCGACCAGGCCAACCAGGTCGACCTGGTCAAGCGCTCCGAGTCCGGCATGGTCACCGACCCGATCACGGTGAACCCGGACGCGACGCTCGGCGAGGCCGACCAGCTGTGCGCGAAGTTCCGCATCAGCGGTGTGCCGGTGACCGACCGCGGCGGCAAGCTGCTCGGCATCGTCACCAACCGTGACATGGCCTTCGAGTCGGACCGCAGCCGCCAGGTGCGCGAGGTCATGACCCCGATGCCGCTGGTCACGGGCAAGGTCGGGATCTCCGGCGTGGACGCCATGGAGCTGCTGCGCCGCCACAAGATCGAGAAGCTTCCGCTGGTCGACGACGCCGGTGTGCTCAAGGGCCTGATCACGGTCAAGGACTTCGTCAAGGCCGAGAAGTACCCGATGGCCGCCAAGGACAAGGACGGCCGGCTGCTCGTCGGCGCTGCCGTCGGTGTCGCGGGCGACGCCTACGAGCGTGCCCAGGCGCTGATCGAGGCGGGCGTCGACTTCATCGTCGTCGACACCGCCCACGGCCACTCCCGGCTGGTCGGCGACATGGTCGCCAAGATCAAGTCGAACGCCGCGGGTGTGGATGTCATCGGCGGCAACATCGCCACGCGTGACGGCGCCCAGGCGCTGATCGACGCCGGTGTCGACGGCATCAAGGTCGGCGTGGGCCCCGGCTCCATCTGTACGACCCGGGTCGTCGCCGGCATCGGCGTTCCCCAGGTCACGGCGATCTACGAGGCCTCGCTGGCCGCCAAGGAGGCCGGTGTCCCGGTCATCGGCGACGGTGGCCTCCAGTACTCCGGCGACATCGCGAAGGCGCTGGTCGCCGGCGCCGACACGGTCATGCTGGGCTCGCTGCTCGCGGGCTGCGAGGAGTCCCCGGGCGAGCTGCTCTTCATCAACGGCAAGCAGTTCAAGTCCTACCGCGGCATGGGCTCGCTCGGTGCGATGCAGTCCCGCGGCGAGCAGCGCTCCTTCTCCAAGGACCGCTACTTCCAGGAGGGCGTCGCCTCCGACGAGAAGCTGGTTCCCGAGGGCATCGAGGGCCAGGTGCCCTACCGGGGTCCGCTCTCCGCGGTCGTGCACCAACTGACCGGCGGTCTGCGGCAGTCGATGTTCTACGTCGGCGGCAGGACGGTCCCGGAGCTCCAGGCGAACGGCCGGTTCGTGCGCATCACCTCGGCGGGTCTCAAGGAGAGCCACCCGCACGACATCCAGATGACGGTCGAGGCGCCGAACTACAGCAGGAAGTAG
- a CDS encoding GuaB3 family IMP dehydrogenase-related protein: MTEIEIGRGKRGRRAYAFDDIAVVPSRRTRDPKEVSIAWQIDAYRFELPFLAAPMDSVVSPQTAIRIGEMGGLGVLNLEGLWTRYEDPQPLLDEIAELPTDAATNRLQEIYAAPIKEELIGQRIKEVRDSGVVTAAALSPQRTAQFSKAVVDAGVDIFVIRGTTVSAEHVSGAAEPLNLKQFIYELDVPVIVGGCATYTAALHLMRTGAAGVLVGFGGGAAHTTRNVLGIQVPMATAVADVAAARRDYMDESGGRYVHVIADGGVGWSGDLPKAIACGADAVMIGSPLARATDAPGRGHHWGMEAVHEDVPRGKLVDLGIVGTTEEVLTGPSHIPDGSMNFFGALRRAMATTGYSELKEFQRVEVTVADSQHKR, translated from the coding sequence GTGACTGAGATCGAGATCGGGCGCGGCAAGCGCGGCCGCCGGGCGTACGCGTTCGATGACATCGCCGTCGTACCGAGCCGGCGCACGCGGGACCCGAAGGAGGTCTCGATCGCCTGGCAGATCGACGCCTACCGCTTCGAGCTGCCCTTCCTGGCCGCTCCCATGGACTCCGTGGTCTCCCCGCAGACCGCGATCCGCATCGGTGAGATGGGCGGCCTCGGTGTCCTGAACCTCGAGGGCCTGTGGACCCGGTACGAGGACCCGCAGCCGCTGCTCGACGAGATCGCCGAGCTGCCGACCGACGCCGCGACCAACCGTCTGCAGGAGATCTACGCCGCGCCGATCAAGGAAGAACTGATCGGGCAGCGCATCAAGGAGGTCCGCGACTCGGGCGTCGTGACGGCCGCCGCGCTCTCGCCGCAGCGCACCGCGCAGTTCTCCAAGGCCGTGGTGGACGCGGGTGTCGACATCTTCGTCATCCGCGGTACGACGGTCTCCGCCGAGCACGTCTCCGGTGCCGCCGAGCCGCTGAACCTGAAGCAGTTCATCTACGAGCTGGACGTCCCGGTCATCGTCGGCGGCTGCGCCACCTACACGGCGGCGCTGCACCTGATGCGTACGGGCGCGGCCGGTGTCCTGGTCGGCTTCGGCGGCGGCGCCGCGCACACCACGCGCAACGTGCTCGGCATCCAGGTCCCGATGGCCACCGCGGTGGCCGACGTGGCCGCGGCCCGTCGTGACTACATGGACGAGTCCGGCGGCCGCTACGTCCACGTCATCGCCGACGGCGGTGTGGGCTGGTCCGGAGACCTGCCGAAGGCGATCGCGTGCGGCGCGGACGCGGTGATGATCGGTTCGCCGCTCGCCCGCGCGACGGACGCGCCCGGCCGTGGTCACCACTGGGGCATGGAGGCGGTCCACGAGGACGTCCCGCGCGGCAAGCTGGTGGACCTGGGCATCGTCGGGACGACGGAGGAGGTCCTGACCGGCCCCTCGCACATCCCGGACGGTTCCATGAACTTCTTCGGTGCGCTGCGCCGCGCGATGGCGACGACGGGCTACAGCGAGCTCAAGGAGTTCCAGCGCGTCGAGGTCACGGTGGCGGACTCCCAGCACAAGCGCTGA
- a CDS encoding nucleotide sugar dehydrogenase, which yields MPADLAVIGLGHFGLPLAQAAVGAGIETIGYDTDPRHLIEPAGGCSPADVRRMLSAGFRTVTDPAELGRVRTAVLCVPTPLGPDGSLDLTALGEAARTLATRMRPHTTVVLESSVQPGTTETFLRPLLEEGSGLRAGRDFHLAYSPGRVDPGNRTHGYANTPKVIGGLTPACTESAAAFYGRLTDKVVRARGTREAETVKVLETNFRHVNIALVNEMAVLCHDLGVDLWDVIRCAETKPFGFQAFRPGPGVGGHGVPLDPSCLPLSGRTPGHPLRMVGLAQEINTRMPQYVIQRCATLLNEHGKSARGARVLLLGITYKPDLADLESSPSTEIARRLMDLGASVSYHDPYISDWRVHAQPVPRADSLYEAAANADLTVLLQHHRTYDLQGLAVKAQLLLDTRGATPAGAAHRL from the coding sequence ATGCCCGCAGATCTTGCTGTCATCGGACTCGGTCACTTCGGCCTGCCCCTCGCCCAGGCCGCCGTCGGTGCCGGCATCGAGACGATCGGCTACGACACCGACCCGCGGCATCTCATCGAACCGGCAGGAGGCTGCTCCCCCGCCGACGTCCGCCGGATGCTCTCCGCCGGGTTCAGGACGGTGACGGACCCGGCCGAGCTCGGCCGCGTACGCACCGCCGTTCTCTGTGTGCCCACGCCGCTCGGTCCGGACGGCAGCCTGGACCTCACCGCGCTCGGCGAGGCCGCCCGCACCCTGGCGACACGCATGCGCCCGCACACCACCGTGGTGCTGGAATCGTCCGTCCAGCCCGGTACGACCGAGACCTTCCTGCGCCCCCTCCTCGAAGAGGGCTCCGGACTGCGCGCCGGCCGCGACTTCCACCTTGCCTACTCCCCCGGCCGCGTCGACCCGGGCAACCGCACCCACGGATACGCCAACACCCCCAAGGTCATCGGCGGCCTCACCCCCGCCTGCACCGAGTCGGCCGCCGCCTTCTACGGCCGTCTCACCGACAAGGTGGTCAGGGCCCGCGGCACCCGCGAGGCGGAAACCGTGAAGGTGCTGGAGACCAACTTCCGGCACGTCAACATCGCCCTCGTCAACGAGATGGCGGTCCTCTGCCACGACCTCGGGGTCGACCTCTGGGACGTCATCCGCTGCGCCGAGACGAAGCCCTTCGGTTTCCAGGCCTTCCGTCCCGGCCCCGGCGTCGGCGGCCACGGTGTCCCCCTGGACCCCAGCTGTCTCCCGCTGAGCGGCCGCACCCCCGGCCATCCCCTGCGGATGGTCGGCCTCGCCCAGGAGATCAACACCCGGATGCCGCAGTACGTGATCCAGCGCTGCGCCACCCTGCTGAACGAGCACGGCAAATCGGCCCGCGGTGCGCGCGTCCTGCTCCTCGGCATCACCTACAAGCCCGATCTGGCCGATCTGGAGAGCTCCCCGTCCACCGAGATCGCCCGCCGGCTGATGGATCTGGGGGCCTCCGTCAGCTACCACGACCCCTACATCTCCGACTGGCGCGTCCACGCCCAGCCGGTCCCCCGTGCGGACTCGCTCTACGAGGCGGCCGCCAACGCGGACCTGACCGTGCTGCTCCAGCACCACCGCACCTACGACCTCCAGGGCCTCGCCGTGAAGGCGCAGCTCCTGCTCGACACCCGGGGCGCCACGCCGGCGGGCGCGGCCCACCGGCTCTGA
- a CDS encoding glycerol-3-phosphate dehydrogenase/oxidase, with protein sequence MRTATLGPEERTLALAGMAERELDVLVVGGGVVGAGTALDAVTRGLSTGLVEARDWASGTSSRSSKLIHGGLRYLEMLDFALVREALKERGLLLERLAPHLVKPVPFLYPLQHKGWERMYAGSGVALYDAMSVSSGHGRGLPTHRHLTRRHALQVAPCLKKNALIGAIQYYDAQMDDARYVMTLVRTAARYGAHVASRARVIGFLREGERVVGARVEDVEGGGEYEIRAKQIVNATGVWTDDTQAMIGERGMFHVRASKGIHLVVPKDRIHSTTGLILQTEKSVLFVIPWGRHWIVGTTDTEWDLDKAHPAASSADIDYLLEHVNSVLAVPLTRDDVEGVYAGLRPLLAGESDATSKLSREHTVAHPVPGLVVVAGGKYTTYRVMAKDAVDEAVHGLDQRVAACVTENVPLVGAEGYTALWNARARMAARTGLHVVRVEHLLNRYGTLTEEVLALITDDPTLGAPLAAADDYLRAEIVYAASHEGARHLDDVLTRRTRISIETFDRGTRSARECAELMAPVLGWDKEQIEKEVEHYEKRVEAERESQRQPDDLTADAARLGAPDIVPL encoded by the coding sequence GTGAGGACAGCGACACTGGGACCCGAGGAGCGCACTCTGGCACTCGCCGGCATGGCCGAGCGGGAGCTGGACGTACTGGTGGTGGGTGGTGGCGTCGTGGGCGCCGGCACCGCGCTGGACGCCGTGACGAGAGGACTGTCCACCGGTCTGGTGGAGGCGCGCGACTGGGCGTCGGGCACGTCGAGCCGGTCCAGCAAGCTCATCCACGGCGGACTGCGCTATCTGGAGATGCTGGACTTCGCGCTCGTCCGTGAGGCGCTGAAGGAACGCGGTCTGCTGCTGGAGCGTCTGGCGCCGCACCTGGTGAAGCCGGTGCCCTTTCTGTACCCCCTCCAGCACAAGGGCTGGGAGCGGATGTACGCCGGATCGGGCGTCGCGCTGTACGACGCCATGTCGGTCTCGTCGGGACACGGGCGAGGGCTCCCCACACACCGCCATCTGACCCGGCGGCACGCCCTTCAGGTCGCACCCTGCCTGAAGAAGAACGCCCTCATCGGGGCCATCCAGTACTACGACGCGCAGATGGACGACGCCCGTTATGTGATGACCCTCGTCCGCACGGCCGCGCGGTACGGCGCTCATGTCGCCAGCCGCGCCAGGGTCATCGGGTTTCTCCGTGAGGGCGAGCGTGTCGTCGGAGCGCGGGTGGAGGACGTCGAGGGCGGCGGGGAGTACGAGATCCGCGCCAAGCAGATCGTGAATGCGACCGGTGTGTGGACGGACGACACCCAGGCGATGATCGGCGAGCGCGGCATGTTCCATGTGCGCGCCTCCAAGGGCATCCATCTCGTCGTGCCCAAGGACCGGATCCACTCCACGACCGGTCTGATCCTGCAGACCGAGAAGTCGGTGCTGTTCGTCATTCCCTGGGGCCGGCACTGGATCGTCGGAACCACGGACACCGAATGGGACCTCGACAAGGCACACCCCGCCGCGTCCAGCGCGGACATCGACTATCTGCTGGAGCACGTGAACTCGGTGCTGGCGGTCCCGCTCACCCGGGACGACGTCGAGGGGGTGTACGCGGGGCTCCGCCCGCTGCTCGCCGGTGAGTCCGACGCGACGAGCAAGCTCTCCCGCGAGCACACGGTTGCGCACCCGGTTCCCGGCCTGGTCGTCGTCGCGGGCGGGAAGTACACGACGTACCGCGTCATGGCGAAGGACGCGGTGGACGAGGCGGTGCACGGTCTGGACCAGCGGGTCGCCGCATGTGTCACGGAGAACGTTCCGCTGGTCGGAGCCGAGGGCTACACAGCGCTGTGGAACGCCCGCGCGAGGATGGCGGCGCGTACGGGCCTGCATGTGGTGCGGGTGGAGCATCTCCTCAACCGGTACGGCACGTTGACCGAGGAAGTGCTCGCGCTCATCACCGACGACCCGACGCTCGGCGCGCCGCTCGCCGCCGCGGACGACTATCTGCGGGCCGAGATCGTGTACGCGGCTTCGCACGAAGGCGCACGCCATCTGGACGATGTGCTGACCCGGCGCACCCGGATCTCCATAGAGACCTTCGACCGGGGTACGCGTAGTGCACGTGAGTGTGCCGAGTTGATGGCACCCGTGCTGGGCTGGGACAAGGAACAGATCGAGAAGGAGGTCGAGCACTACGAGAAGCGGGTGGAGGCGGAGCGTGAGTCGCAGCGGCAGCCGGACGATCTGACGGCGGACGCCGCGCGGTTGGGGGCGCCCGACATCGTGCCCCTCTGA